The following proteins are encoded in a genomic region of Sesamum indicum cultivar Zhongzhi No. 13 linkage group LG8, S_indicum_v1.0, whole genome shotgun sequence:
- the LOC105169011 gene encoding transcription factor MYB86: MGRHSCCYKQKLRKGLWSPEEDEKLIKHITKYGHGCWSSVPKLAGLQRCGKSCRLRWINYLRPDLKRGTFSQEEENLIIELHAVLGNRWSQIAAQLPGRTDNEIKNLWNSSIKKKLRQRGIDPNTHKPLSEVENNNEEKASANSKNNEKTSEGSSELSFVDADNSNNLGLAAEKPKPTSSVALDRYSLLENSAGSTNLGNSSTHEFFLNRFHDQTSSSSCNKPSDLTGFLSFQQMNYGPNIGLSMNPNTTLFFNSNSKTTEMISDHFSASNIASTLLPSTSILSAPARIKPSINFPSDNPFSVKFENWDSCTVSNNGRNTGNVSSASTDQLQTNCSFFEANAFPWTASDCGKAEKEAHIASSDSEIPEDIKWNEYLQTPFLLGNSGHNPGVQEMYGDTKSQAQFAAEGSLSNWHHQNQQQQSLQAAEIYGKHFQRLPAATFGQFS, encoded by the exons ATGGGCAGGCATTCTTGCTGTTACAAGCAGAAGTTGAGGAAAGGGCTTTGGTCTCCAGAGGAAGATGAGAAACTCATAAAGCACATAACCAAATACGGCCATGGCTGCTGGAGCTCAGTTCCTAAACTGGCag GTCTGCAAAGGTGTGGAAAGAGCTGCAGATTGAGGTGGATTAATTACCTGAGGCCTGATTTGAAAAGAGGGACATTCTCACAGGAGGAAGAGAATTTGATAATTGAACTCCATGCAGTTCTTGGAAACAG GTGGTCACAGATTGCTGCACAGTTGCCTGGAAGAACAGACAATGAGATAAAGAACCTATGGAATTCTTCCATCAAGAAAAAACTGAGACAAAGGGGAATTGACCCCAATACACACAAGCCCCTCTCAGAAGTGGAGAATAATAACGAAGAGAAGGCGTCTGCAAACAGCAAAAACAATGAGAAAACATCTGAAGGATCCAGCGAGCTGAGCTTCGTCGACGCCGATAACTCTAACAACCTCGGACTGGCAGCAGAAAAACCGAAGCCGACTAGTTCTGTCGCCCTGGACCGGTATTCGCTGTTGGAGAACAGCGCCGGCAGTACCAATTTGGGCAATTCTTCAACCCATGAATTCTTCCTCAACAGGTTCCATGATCAGACCTCCTCCTCCAGCTGTAATAAGCCTTCTGATTTGACCGGGTTCCTCTCCTTCCAGCAGATGAATTACGGGCCCAACATCGGGCTTTCCATGAACCCCAACACAACCCTTTTCTTCAATTCAAACTCCAAGACTACAGAAATGATTTCTGATCATTTCAGCGCTAGTAACATCGCATCCACTCTTCTCCCCTCAACCTCGATTCTCTCAGCTCCGGCCCGAATAAAGCCTTCCATCAACTTCCCCTCTGACAATCCTTTCAGTGTGAAATTTGAGAACTGGGATTCCTGCACTGTAAGCAACAATGGCAGAAATACGGGCAACGTAAGCAGCGCAAGCACTGATCAGCTGCAGACCAACTGCAGCTTCTTTGAAGCGAATGCTTTTCCCTGGACAGCTTCGGACTGTGGGAAAGCTGAGAAAGAAGCCCATATTGCCTCATCAGACAGCGAAATCCCAGAAGACATCAAGTGGAATGAATATCTCCAAACTCCGTTTTTACTAGGAAATTCAGGTCATAATCCAGGCGTTCAAGAAATGTACGGAGACACGAAATCACAGGCGCAGTTTGCAGCAGAAGGTTCTTTAAGCAATTGGCATCATCAAAATCAGCAGCAACAGTCCTTACAAGCTGCAGAAATATACGGGAAGCATTTCCAGAGGCTCCCAGCTGCCACCTTTGGACAGTTTTCTTAA
- the LOC105169012 gene encoding pectin acetylesterase 12, with protein sequence MEGLKGIWCVIVLGVLFSKWGVESFELDEIFAGNETDVSFLESMSYLESVYGVSAAAPPPGALMVGLTLVQGAAAKGAVCLDGTLPGYHLHRGFGNGANSWLVQLEGGGWCNSIRTCVYRKKTRRGSSNYFEKQIAFTGILSNKAWENPDFFNWNRVKIRYCDGASFAGDSENKAAGLQFRGQRIWLAAMEDLMSKGMRYANQALLSGCSAGGLASILHCDEFRDLFPRSTKVKCLSDAGLFLDAVDVSSGRTIRNFFGGIVGLQGVRRNLPRTCTNHLDPTSCFFPQNLIANIRTPLFLLNAAYDAWQVQESLAPPKADPRGTWRFCSKNIDQCSVSQIQYLQGFRNHMLNAVKRFAASRQSGLFINSCFAHCQSERQDTWFGKNCPVIGNKAVATAVGDWYFDRASVKAIDCPYPCDRTCHNLAFH encoded by the exons ATGGAGGGGTTGAAGGGAATTTGGTGTGTGATTGTTCTTGGGGTGTTATTCAGCAAATGGGGTGTTGAAAGTTTTGaacttgatgaaatttttgCCGGGAATGAAACGGATGTGTCGTTCTTGGAGTCTATGTCGTATTTGGAGTCTGTGTATGGAGTTTCTGCAGCAGCTCCGCCTCCCGGTGCTCTCATGGTGGGTCTTACTCTTGTTCAAGGAGCTGCTGCTAAAGGAGCTg TGTGTTTGGATGGAACGTTACCAGGCTATCACTTGCATCGTGGATTTGGGAATGGAGCAAACAGTTGGCTCGTCCAGTTGGAG GGTGGAGGATGGTGCAATAGTATTAGAACATGTGTTTACCGCAAAAAGACACGCCGTGGGTcgtcaaattattttgaaaagcaAATTGCATTTACAGGGATACTTAGCAACAAGGCTTGGGAAAATCCAG ATTTTTTCAACTGGAACCGAGTGAAGATACGATATTGTGATGGGGCCTCCTTCGCAGGGGATAGTGAAAATAAG GCTGCAGGATTGCAATTTAGAGGGCAACGCATATGGCTAGCTGCAATGGAGGACCTGATGTCCAAAGGGATGCGGTACGCGAATCAA GCGCTTCTCTCCGGCTGTTCTGCTGGTGGTCTAGCTTCCATATTGCACTGCGACGAGTTCAGAGATTTATTTCCAAGAAGTACCAAAGTGAAGTGCCTGAGCGATGCTGGATTATTTTTGGATGC CGTTGACGTTTCCAGTGGGCGCACAATCAGAAATTTTTTCGGTGGTATTGTTGGCTTACAG GGCGTTCGAAGAAACCTGCCAAGAACCTGTACCAACCACCTCGATCCAACTTCA TGCTTCTTCCCGCAGAATCTGATTGCCAACATAAGAACCCCTCTGTTTCTTCTCAATGCTGCCTACGATGCATGGCAG GTCCAAGAAAGCTTGGCTCCTCCAAAAGCTGATCCAAGGGGCACCTGGCGATTTTGCAGTAAGAACATCGATCAATGTTCAGTATCTCAGATTCAATATTTGCAAG GTTTTAGGAACCATATGCTGAACGCGGTAAAACGCTTTGCTGCATCCAGACAAAGTGGTTTGTTCATAAACTCTTGTTTCGCTCACTGCCAGTCCGAGAGGCAAGATACATGGTTCGGCAAAAATTGCCCTGTAATTGGCAACAAG GCAGTTGCAACGGCAGTGGGAGATTGGTATTTCGATCGAGCAAGTGTAAAGGCGATTGACTGCCCGTATCCGTGTGATAGAACTTGTCACAACCTGGCATTCCATTGA
- the LOC105169013 gene encoding protein NRT1/ PTR FAMILY 4.5 isoform X1: MQGEDAEPGYDRVNTPKFKGKGGLRATSFIYALVALENMGFVANMVSLVLYFSYKMYFDLSNAANTLTNLMGSTFLLSIVGGFISDTYINRFHTCLIFGTIEVSALTMMTIQAHNSSLLPLPCGKPNCKLEGGMAVYFYASLCLLALGVGGVRGSLPALGADQFDAKDPKEAKGLASYFNWLLLSTVSGGTVGVTVIVWVATNKNNQNWWKGFVITTVGAFVGFIFLAVGKPFYRLQIPKDSPLVRVAQVIVVAIKNRRLPHPESPSELYEVNDKDPESISKIAHTEQFRWLDKAAILPQNTQPSEWKVCTVTQVEEVKVLTRMLPIIASTIIMNTCMAQLQTFSVQQGYRMDPYLGSFQVPAASIPVIPLVFMVILIPIYDRVFVPFARKFTKHPSGITQLQRVGVGLVLSALSMSIAALVEVKRRHQSLKNPLKPISLFWLSFQYGVFGIADMFTLVGLLEFFYKEAPAGMKSLSTSFTWISLAFGYFLSSVLVDAINSVTKSITPSKQGWLHGQDLDRNNLNLFYWFLAILSVVNFFHYLYWAVWYKYKKDGSDNVFVIKDGNPVPHSISGVPFLKAEDDDVSKATTVEDTSERN, encoded by the exons CTTTGGTGGCATTGGAGAACATGGGATTTGTAGCAAACATGGTGAGCTTGGTCCTCTACTTCTCCTACAAGATGTATTTTGATCTCTCCAACGCAGCAAACACGCTCACAAACCTCATGGGATCAACTTTCTTGCTCTCCATCGTTGGTGGCTTCATTTCCGACACTTACATCAACAGGTTCCACACCTGTCTCATTTTTGGGACGATTGAAGTCTCG GCTCTAACAATGATGACAATCCAAGCTCACAATAGCAGTTTGCTACCGTTGCCTTGTGGCAAGCCAAACTGCAAACTGGAAGGGGGTATGGCCGTGTACTTCTACGCATCGCTGTGTTTGCTGGCACTGGGCGTAGGTGGGGTGAGGGGCTCCCTTCCCGCCCTTGGAGCTGATCAATTCGACGCAAAGGACCCAAAGGAGGCAAAGGGTCTGGCCAGCTACTTCAACTGGCTCTTGCTCAGCACAGTGAGTGGTGGGACAGTTGGAGTTACTGTCATTGTTTGGGTTGCCACCAACAAAAACAACCAGAATTGGTGGAAGGGCTTTGTCATCACCACTGTTGGCGCTTTTGTTGGTTTTATATTTCTTGCTGTTGGAAAGCCTTTCTACCGTCTTCAGATCCCCAAAGACAGCCCTCTGGTCAGAGTTGCACAG GTCATAGTCGTTGCGATAAAAAATCGCCGTTTGCCACATCCAGAGAGCCCGAGTGAGTTGTACGAGGTGAACGATAAAGATCCAGAATCGATCTCAAAAATTGCTCATACTGAACAATTTAG GTGGCTGGACAAAGCAGCAATTCTTCCCCAAAACACACAGCCCTCAGAATGGAAAGTTTGCACAGTAACACAGGTGGAAGAAGTAAAGGTCCTAACAAGAATGCTGCCAATCATAGCCAGCACAATCATAATGAACACATGCATGGCACAGCTCCAAACCTTCTCAGTCCAACAAGGCTACCGAATGGACCCGTATCTCGGCTCGTTCCAAGTCCCTGCTGCATCCATCCCTGTCATTCCCCTCGTCTTCATGGTCATCCTCATTCCAATCTATGACAGAGTTTTCGTGCCATTTGCTCGTAAGTTCACAAAGCATCCGTCAGGCATCACGCAGCTCCAACGTGTGGGTGTCGGCCTAGTTCTGTCGGCCCTCTCCATGTCGATAGCAGCATTGGTGGAAGTGAAGAGACGGCACCAATCTCTGAAGAATCCCTTGAAACCCATCAGTCTTTTCTGGCTCTCTTTCCAGTATGGTGTTTTCGGTATTGCTGATATGTTTACTCTTGTGGGATTGCTGGAATTCTTCTACAAAGAAGCACCTGCCGGAATGAAGTCGCTCTCCACTTCTTTCACATGGATTTCGCTGGCGTTTGGGTACTTCTTGAGCAGTGTTTTGGTGGATGCTATAAACTCGGTGACGAAGAGCATCACGCCTAGCAAACAGGGGTGGCTGCATGGACAGGACCTGGACAGGAACAATTTGAATCTGTTCTATTGGTTTTTGGCAATCCTGAGTGTTGTCAACTTCTTCCACTACCTCTACTGGGCAGTATGGTACAAGTACAAGAAGGACGGCAGCGACAACGTTTTTGTCATCAAGGATGGCAACCCAGTACCACATTCCATCAGCGGTGTGCCTTTTCTGAAGGCGGAAGACGACGACGTGTCTAAGGCCACAACCGTGGAGGACACCAGCGAGAGAAACTGA
- the LOC105169013 gene encoding protein NRT1/ PTR FAMILY 4.5 isoform X2, producing MGEDAEPGYDRVNTPKFKGKGGLRATSFIYALVALENMGFVANMVSLVLYFSYKMYFDLSNAANTLTNLMGSTFLLSIVGGFISDTYINRFHTCLIFGTIEVSALTMMTIQAHNSSLLPLPCGKPNCKLEGGMAVYFYASLCLLALGVGGVRGSLPALGADQFDAKDPKEAKGLASYFNWLLLSTVSGGTVGVTVIVWVATNKNNQNWWKGFVITTVGAFVGFIFLAVGKPFYRLQIPKDSPLVRVAQVIVVAIKNRRLPHPESPSELYEVNDKDPESISKIAHTEQFRWLDKAAILPQNTQPSEWKVCTVTQVEEVKVLTRMLPIIASTIIMNTCMAQLQTFSVQQGYRMDPYLGSFQVPAASIPVIPLVFMVILIPIYDRVFVPFARKFTKHPSGITQLQRVGVGLVLSALSMSIAALVEVKRRHQSLKNPLKPISLFWLSFQYGVFGIADMFTLVGLLEFFYKEAPAGMKSLSTSFTWISLAFGYFLSSVLVDAINSVTKSITPSKQGWLHGQDLDRNNLNLFYWFLAILSVVNFFHYLYWAVWYKYKKDGSDNVFVIKDGNPVPHSISGVPFLKAEDDDVSKATTVEDTSERN from the exons CTTTGGTGGCATTGGAGAACATGGGATTTGTAGCAAACATGGTGAGCTTGGTCCTCTACTTCTCCTACAAGATGTATTTTGATCTCTCCAACGCAGCAAACACGCTCACAAACCTCATGGGATCAACTTTCTTGCTCTCCATCGTTGGTGGCTTCATTTCCGACACTTACATCAACAGGTTCCACACCTGTCTCATTTTTGGGACGATTGAAGTCTCG GCTCTAACAATGATGACAATCCAAGCTCACAATAGCAGTTTGCTACCGTTGCCTTGTGGCAAGCCAAACTGCAAACTGGAAGGGGGTATGGCCGTGTACTTCTACGCATCGCTGTGTTTGCTGGCACTGGGCGTAGGTGGGGTGAGGGGCTCCCTTCCCGCCCTTGGAGCTGATCAATTCGACGCAAAGGACCCAAAGGAGGCAAAGGGTCTGGCCAGCTACTTCAACTGGCTCTTGCTCAGCACAGTGAGTGGTGGGACAGTTGGAGTTACTGTCATTGTTTGGGTTGCCACCAACAAAAACAACCAGAATTGGTGGAAGGGCTTTGTCATCACCACTGTTGGCGCTTTTGTTGGTTTTATATTTCTTGCTGTTGGAAAGCCTTTCTACCGTCTTCAGATCCCCAAAGACAGCCCTCTGGTCAGAGTTGCACAG GTCATAGTCGTTGCGATAAAAAATCGCCGTTTGCCACATCCAGAGAGCCCGAGTGAGTTGTACGAGGTGAACGATAAAGATCCAGAATCGATCTCAAAAATTGCTCATACTGAACAATTTAG GTGGCTGGACAAAGCAGCAATTCTTCCCCAAAACACACAGCCCTCAGAATGGAAAGTTTGCACAGTAACACAGGTGGAAGAAGTAAAGGTCCTAACAAGAATGCTGCCAATCATAGCCAGCACAATCATAATGAACACATGCATGGCACAGCTCCAAACCTTCTCAGTCCAACAAGGCTACCGAATGGACCCGTATCTCGGCTCGTTCCAAGTCCCTGCTGCATCCATCCCTGTCATTCCCCTCGTCTTCATGGTCATCCTCATTCCAATCTATGACAGAGTTTTCGTGCCATTTGCTCGTAAGTTCACAAAGCATCCGTCAGGCATCACGCAGCTCCAACGTGTGGGTGTCGGCCTAGTTCTGTCGGCCCTCTCCATGTCGATAGCAGCATTGGTGGAAGTGAAGAGACGGCACCAATCTCTGAAGAATCCCTTGAAACCCATCAGTCTTTTCTGGCTCTCTTTCCAGTATGGTGTTTTCGGTATTGCTGATATGTTTACTCTTGTGGGATTGCTGGAATTCTTCTACAAAGAAGCACCTGCCGGAATGAAGTCGCTCTCCACTTCTTTCACATGGATTTCGCTGGCGTTTGGGTACTTCTTGAGCAGTGTTTTGGTGGATGCTATAAACTCGGTGACGAAGAGCATCACGCCTAGCAAACAGGGGTGGCTGCATGGACAGGACCTGGACAGGAACAATTTGAATCTGTTCTATTGGTTTTTGGCAATCCTGAGTGTTGTCAACTTCTTCCACTACCTCTACTGGGCAGTATGGTACAAGTACAAGAAGGACGGCAGCGACAACGTTTTTGTCATCAAGGATGGCAACCCAGTACCACATTCCATCAGCGGTGTGCCTTTTCTGAAGGCGGAAGACGACGACGTGTCTAAGGCCACAACCGTGGAGGACACCAGCGAGAGAAACTGA